In Acidobacteriota bacterium, one genomic interval encodes:
- a CDS encoding phospholipid carrier-dependent glycosyltransferase: MMPISSSDTSTGGSRRETVCLLLAAVLLGAVVRFSGLAERGLAEDEVNKIQAVRQYQQGDFTGNAEHPMLLKSLVLVSVTAADLWNRWGAGTNGGRLTEEVAVRLPNALAGTLTVIPLFLVGAAFFSRRVGLLAAFLWAVGIHAVFVNQMAKEDTLLVFFLLWGIYFHWRMKTTPDEAARRKRMFYLLSAACFGLMLASKYFPHFWAVTLLFFYLHRRGNPGLYPPDRYGKRELLLYVAVMGAVFLLANPMILHPTVLAHIISYTGQATVTHHGYVMFDRLFPNSITLTPFGGTPWYFYLLALAVKLPPLVLLAFVGGTALCARRWRAAGPMFVLLWLVFWLVPYSIVGVKFLRYQLSLMPAVYLAAAYGTFAAAEWLAARWFRAASPVYRWIPETALTALVVLASLAALVAAHPFYALYVNAIGGGADRAAYYFPHDECYDLQLREAIAGTLRQAPPGSVLVGETPAVFSYYLKQSGRRDLRVANLSDARFALPVTAPRFVFLQPGRIYYENVAFHSRLWNREDDLLSVGIDGRPMVRVFRLDGTEFGEIVAARDTAPPRVQVPLEMYFLTAD; this comes from the coding sequence ATGATGCCAATTTCAAGTTCTGACACATCGACGGGCGGATCCCGTCGGGAGACGGTCTGCCTGCTGCTGGCGGCCGTCCTGCTGGGTGCCGTGGTCCGGTTCTCGGGCCTGGCCGAGCGCGGACTGGCCGAGGACGAGGTGAACAAGATCCAGGCCGTGCGGCAGTACCAGCAGGGCGATTTCACCGGTAACGCCGAGCACCCCATGCTCCTAAAAAGCCTTGTCCTTGTGTCGGTCACCGCGGCCGACCTCTGGAACCGCTGGGGCGCCGGGACGAACGGCGGCCGGCTCACCGAGGAGGTGGCCGTCCGCCTCCCCAACGCTCTGGCGGGCACCCTGACGGTCATCCCGCTGTTCCTGGTGGGCGCCGCGTTTTTCTCCCGCCGGGTGGGTTTGCTGGCGGCCTTCCTGTGGGCCGTCGGCATCCACGCGGTGTTCGTCAACCAGATGGCCAAGGAAGACACGCTGCTGGTGTTTTTCCTGCTGTGGGGCATCTACTTCCACTGGCGGATGAAGACGACTCCGGATGAGGCCGCGCGCCGGAAGCGGATGTTCTACCTGCTGTCGGCCGCGTGCTTCGGCCTCATGCTGGCGAGCAAATACTTCCCCCACTTCTGGGCGGTGACGCTCCTGTTTTTCTACCTCCATCGCCGTGGCAACCCCGGTCTGTATCCGCCGGACCGCTACGGGAAGCGGGAGCTGTTGCTCTACGTCGCGGTGATGGGTGCCGTGTTCCTGCTGGCCAATCCCATGATCCTGCATCCGACGGTGCTGGCGCACATCATCTCCTACACGGGCCAGGCCACGGTCACGCACCACGGCTACGTCATGTTCGACCGCCTGTTCCCCAACAGCATCACCCTGACGCCGTTCGGCGGCACGCCGTGGTACTTCTACCTGCTGGCCCTGGCCGTGAAACTGCCGCCGCTCGTGCTGCTGGCGTTTGTCGGCGGCACGGCGCTGTGCGCGCGGCGATGGCGGGCGGCCGGCCCCATGTTCGTCCTGCTTTGGCTGGTGTTCTGGCTGGTGCCCTACTCGATTGTCGGCGTGAAGTTCCTGCGCTACCAGTTGAGCCTCATGCCGGCGGTGTATCTCGCGGCGGCGTACGGGACGTTCGCCGCGGCGGAGTGGCTCGCCGCGCGCTGGTTCCGTGCCGCTTCCCCGGTGTATCGGTGGATCCCCGAGACCGCGCTGACCGCCCTGGTGGTGTTGGCCTCGCTGGCGGCCCTGGTCGCGGCCCACCCGTTCTATGCCCTCTACGTCAACGCGATCGGCGGCGGGGCGGATCGCGCCGCCTATTATTTCCCCCATGACGAGTGCTACGACCTGCAGCTGCGCGAGGCGATTGCCGGCACCCTGCGGCAGGCGCCCCCGGGCAGCGTCCTGGTGGGTGAAACGCCGGCCGTTTTCAGCTATTATCTCAAGCAGTCCGGCCGCCGGGACCTGCGCGTGGCCAATTTGTCCGACGCCCGGTTCGCCCTGCCGGTGACGGCGCCCCGCTTCGTCTTCCTGCAGCCCGGCCGGATCTATTACGAGAACGTGGCGTTCCACTCCCGGCTGTGGAACCGGGAGGATGACCTGCTGAGCGTCGGGATCGACGGGCGGCCCATGGTGCGGGTGTTCCGGCTCGACGGAACGGAATTCGGGGAGATCGTGGCGGCTCGCGACACGGCCCCGCCCCGCGTCCAGGTGCCGTTGGAGATGTACTTCCTCACGGCGGACTGA
- a CDS encoding glycosyltransferase family 2 protein: MNQSTAPAVSIVVPFHNEEVNIPLLYEEITRTMAGITAAYELIFVDDKSTDGSVDAILALVRRDPRVVCVKLRRNHGQTGALAAGFDHARGEIVISMDGDLQHDPADIPALLQPVREDTCDIASGWRKERIDPFLSRKLPSRIANWIMARFSGLDIHDFGTTFKAYRRDILSQVRLYGDLHRFIPALALAYGARVREVPINSRKRQHGRSHYTIMRTFRVMFDLITIRFLLKYITRPLHFFGRPGLLCLVGGVGTGLFLVAKKLLLGGDVFTQHAPLLMFAVLLVLAGVQLVCFGLLGEMLTRVYFESSQRTIYAVEKVIRHGDPLASPRAEAGGEAGEGTA, translated from the coding sequence ATGAACCAATCGACAGCCCCAGCGGTTTCCATCGTCGTTCCGTTTCATAACGAGGAGGTGAACATCCCGCTGCTCTACGAGGAGATCACCCGGACCATGGCCGGGATCACCGCTGCGTACGAGCTGATCTTTGTCGATGACAAGAGCACCGACGGCTCCGTGGACGCCATCCTCGCCCTGGTCCGCCGCGATCCGCGGGTGGTCTGCGTGAAACTGCGGCGTAACCACGGCCAGACCGGCGCCCTGGCGGCGGGCTTCGACCATGCTCGCGGGGAGATCGTCATCAGCATGGACGGCGACCTGCAGCACGACCCCGCCGACATTCCGGCCCTGCTGCAACCGGTCCGGGAGGACACCTGTGACATCGCCAGCGGCTGGCGCAAGGAGCGGATCGATCCGTTCCTGTCCCGCAAGCTGCCGTCGCGCATCGCCAACTGGATCATGGCCCGTTTCTCCGGGCTCGACATCCACGACTTCGGGACCACGTTCAAGGCGTACCGGAGGGACATCCTCTCGCAGGTCCGGCTCTACGGCGACCTGCACCGGTTCATCCCGGCACTGGCGCTGGCGTACGGGGCCCGAGTGCGAGAGGTGCCCATCAACAGCCGGAAGCGGCAGCACGGCCGCTCGCACTACACCATCATGCGCACGTTCCGGGTGATGTTCGACCTGATCACCATCCGCTTCCTGCTCAAGTACATCACCCGGCCGCTGCACTTCTTCGGCCGGCCGGGTCTCCTGTGCCTGGTCGGCGGGGTCGGCACCGGGCTGTTCCTGGTGGCCAAGAAGCTGCTGCTGGGCGGTGACGTGTTCACGCAGCACGCGCCCCTGCTGATGTTCGCCGTGCTGCTGGTGCTGGCGGGCGTGCAGCTCGTCTGCTTCGGACTGCTGGGCGAAATGCTCACCCGCGTCTACTTCGAGTCCAGCCAGAGGACCATCTATGCCGTGGAGAAGGTGATCCGCCACGGCGATCCGCTGGCGTCCCCCCGCGCCGAGGCCGGCGGGGAGGCGGGTGAGGGGACGGCCTGA
- a CDS encoding MarR family transcriptional regulator: MRDQHLQAIIDKLDEQFPDYDHTAIRLVVELSNTYHILASVMERAFAKYKITPQSMDVLTLLYMKRGQECALGEIGELLLVSPANVTGLVQGLVRKGLVGRREDPQDRRKRLAEITPRGIALMEDFLPKCARFLQDVFAAVSSEDKRRLCAHLRQIADLLMPYWEKRILPELEGP; this comes from the coding sequence ATGCGCGATCAGCATCTCCAGGCCATCATCGACAAGCTCGACGAGCAGTTCCCGGATTATGACCACACGGCCATCCGACTCGTCGTGGAGCTGTCCAACACCTACCACATCCTGGCGTCCGTCATGGAGCGGGCGTTCGCCAAGTACAAGATCACGCCCCAGTCCATGGACGTGCTGACCCTCCTCTACATGAAGCGGGGCCAGGAGTGCGCCCTGGGCGAGATCGGCGAGCTGCTGCTGGTCAGCCCGGCCAACGTGACCGGTCTGGTTCAGGGGTTGGTTCGGAAAGGCCTCGTGGGACGGCGTGAGGATCCCCAGGACCGGCGGAAGCGCCTGGCGGAGATCACGCCCCGGGGAATCGCCCTCATGGAGGACTTCCTCCCCAAGTGCGCCCGGTTTCTCCAGGACGTGTTCGCGGCCGTCTCGTCCGAGGACAAGCGCCGGCTCTGCGCGCACCTCCGGCAGATCGCCGACCTGCTGATGCCGTATTGGGAAAAGCGCATCCTGCCGGAACTGGAAGGGCCGTAA